In one Candidatus Eisenbacteria bacterium genomic region, the following are encoded:
- a CDS encoding cell division protein ZapA yields the protein MDTKSVVQVQIFGHTYTIRSEADQQYILEVAAYVDRKMREITEKVPVATLSKVAILASLNIADELHKERASHQNQQRWLDTHAARLNAVLEEVLQDGETR from the coding sequence ATGGACACGAAAAGCGTCGTCCAGGTCCAGATCTTCGGCCACACTTATACGATCCGCAGCGAGGCCGACCAGCAGTACATTCTGGAGGTCGCCGCGTACGTGGATCGCAAGATGCGCGAGATCACCGAGAAGGTCCCGGTGGCGACGCTGTCGAAAGTGGCCATACTGGCGTCTCTCAACATCGCCGATGAGTTGCACAAGGAGCGCGCGTCGCACCAGAATCAGCAGCGATGGCTCGACACCCATGCGGCGCGTCTCAATGCGGTCCTGGAGGAAGTTCTGCAGGACGGCGAGACGCGGTGA
- the xseA gene encoding exodeoxyribonuclease VII large subunit, whose product MATQPASDERILSVGEITRAIKETLADSFPAVWVRGEMSGLKQPDSGHLYFSLKEGRDAVIACAMWKPQASRLMFEPRDGAEVEVFGGVDVYAPRGNYQLIVRQMRPAGIGALLLALEELKQRLAAEGLFDAARKRALPRYPRRIGLVTSPVGAAVKDLVTVLRSRWPSIEIVLAPVRVQGEGAAAEIAAAIERFGRYGNVDLLIVGRGGGSLEDLWAFNEEPVVRALAASRIPTISAVGHEVDTTLADLAADVRAATPSNAAELAVRDAREVARTVTAARQRLDRAVLQVVRERRRRLERLLEKYGFRRQRDLILAFQQRVDDQLERLTGAIRARVEQLRERLAAVRSRYGLREWPRRIGERRQQLAGTRQRLDDGVVEVIHARRRRVQGLGDRLRALSPRLVLERGYCLARSPDGRLLRLASELAVGDSLTIEFARGEADARISAVRPGEPDGR is encoded by the coding sequence GTGGCGACGCAGCCCGCATCCGACGAACGCATCCTCTCGGTCGGCGAGATCACGCGCGCGATCAAGGAAACGCTCGCCGATTCGTTCCCGGCGGTGTGGGTGCGCGGTGAGATGTCGGGGCTCAAGCAACCGGACAGCGGCCACCTCTACTTCAGCCTCAAGGAGGGCCGCGACGCAGTGATCGCGTGCGCGATGTGGAAGCCGCAGGCCTCCCGACTGATGTTCGAGCCGCGCGACGGCGCCGAGGTCGAGGTGTTCGGTGGCGTCGACGTCTACGCGCCGCGCGGCAACTATCAGCTGATCGTGCGGCAGATGCGGCCGGCCGGGATCGGTGCGCTGCTGCTGGCGCTCGAGGAGTTGAAGCAGCGGCTCGCGGCCGAGGGACTGTTCGACGCCGCGCGCAAGCGCGCGCTGCCGCGCTATCCGCGCCGCATCGGTCTCGTCACCTCGCCGGTCGGCGCCGCGGTCAAGGACCTCGTCACGGTGCTGCGGTCGCGGTGGCCCTCGATCGAGATCGTGCTCGCGCCGGTGCGCGTGCAGGGCGAAGGGGCGGCGGCCGAGATTGCCGCCGCGATCGAGCGCTTCGGCCGCTACGGGAACGTCGACCTGCTGATCGTCGGTCGTGGCGGCGGCTCGCTCGAGGACCTGTGGGCGTTCAACGAAGAGCCGGTGGTTCGGGCGCTCGCCGCTTCACGGATTCCCACCATCTCCGCGGTCGGCCACGAGGTGGATACCACCCTCGCGGACCTGGCGGCCGACGTGCGCGCCGCAACCCCCTCGAATGCCGCCGAGCTCGCGGTCCGCGACGCGCGTGAAGTCGCGCGAACCGTGACCGCAGCGCGTCAGCGACTCGACCGCGCCGTGCTCCAGGTGGTGCGCGAGCGCCGACGTCGGCTCGAGCGGCTGCTCGAGAAGTATGGCTTCCGACGCCAGCGCGATTTGATCCTGGCGTTTCAGCAGCGGGTCGACGATCAGCTCGAGCGACTCACCGGTGCGATCCGGGCGCGCGTCGAGCAACTTCGCGAGCGGCTCGCGGCGGTGCGTTCGCGCTACGGGCTGCGCGAGTGGCCGCGGCGCATCGGCGAACGGCGGCAGCAACTCGCCGGCACCCGGCAGCGGCTCGACGATGGCGTGGTCGAGGTGATTCACGCGCGACGTCGACGGGTCCAGGGGCTCGGGGATCGACTGAGAGCGCTGTCGCCACGGCTGGTGCTCGAGCGGGGCTATTGCCTGGCGCGTTCGCCCGACGGTAGGCTGCTGCGCCTGGCGAGCGAACTCGCGGTGGGAGACTCCCTCACGATCGAATTCGCACGCGGAGAAGCCGACGCCCGAATCAGCGCGGTGCGTCCCGGAGAACCCGATGGCCGCTAA
- the rny gene encoding ribonuclease Y: MNTWGWIGGIVLGAALSFTAGYLLRARRAVAQLGSAERQAKRVTEDAARESEALRRTAVLEGKEEALRLRQQGEREIAAQRQAQLEAERAFQEREVAFNRRVEVIEKKDRDMKRHEQELGQREQSVTARNTELDALLADQALRLERIAGLSAADARRELVVAVESEARVEASRLVAEVRETAQRNAEREARKIITVAIQRYAGDQVSESTVSVVHLPSEDMKGRIIGREGRNIRSFETITGVDVIIDDTPEAVVLSGFDPVRREIARQALERLVADGRIHPARIEEVVAKVKEEVEGKIRELGEMACLEVGVHGIHPELQHLLGRLHYRTSYGQNILRHSIEVAHLSGMMAAELGFEQKMAKRGGLMHDIGKAIDHDQEGTHPALGMEVAARYGEPQPVLEAIGYHHDDYAGGSLWPVLISAADAISGARPGARRESLEIYIKRLEALERIAGAFPGVEKSYAIQAGREIRIMVEHAKVDDARAHDLAGQIARRIEKELQYPGQIRVTVIRETRAVEYAK; the protein is encoded by the coding sequence ATGAATACGTGGGGCTGGATCGGCGGCATCGTTCTCGGTGCCGCGCTGTCGTTTACGGCCGGCTACCTGCTGCGCGCCCGTCGCGCGGTCGCCCAGCTCGGCAGCGCCGAGCGCCAGGCCAAGCGTGTGACCGAAGACGCCGCGCGCGAATCCGAGGCGCTGCGCCGCACCGCGGTGCTCGAGGGCAAGGAAGAGGCGTTGCGCCTGCGCCAGCAGGGCGAGCGCGAGATCGCCGCGCAGCGGCAGGCCCAACTCGAGGCCGAACGGGCCTTTCAGGAACGTGAAGTCGCGTTCAATCGCCGTGTCGAGGTGATCGAGAAGAAGGACCGCGACATGAAGCGCCACGAGCAGGAGCTGGGCCAGCGCGAGCAGTCCGTCACCGCGCGCAATACCGAGCTCGATGCACTGCTCGCCGATCAGGCCCTGCGCCTCGAGCGCATCGCGGGGCTCAGCGCCGCCGATGCACGGCGCGAACTGGTGGTAGCGGTCGAGAGCGAGGCGCGCGTCGAGGCGTCACGCCTGGTCGCCGAGGTCCGCGAGACCGCGCAGCGCAACGCCGAGCGCGAAGCCCGCAAGATCATCACCGTGGCCATCCAGCGCTACGCCGGCGACCAGGTCAGCGAGTCGACGGTGTCGGTGGTGCATCTGCCGAGTGAAGACATGAAGGGGCGCATCATCGGGCGCGAGGGCCGCAACATCCGCTCGTTCGAAACCATCACCGGCGTCGACGTGATCATCGACGACACACCCGAGGCCGTTGTCCTGTCCGGCTTCGATCCGGTTCGACGCGAGATCGCGCGTCAGGCGCTCGAGCGCCTGGTTGCCGACGGCCGCATTCACCCCGCGCGGATCGAGGAAGTGGTCGCCAAGGTCAAGGAGGAGGTCGAAGGCAAGATTCGCGAGCTCGGCGAGATGGCGTGCCTCGAAGTCGGTGTGCACGGCATCCACCCGGAACTGCAGCACCTGCTCGGCCGCCTTCACTACCGCACCTCGTACGGTCAGAACATCCTGCGGCACTCGATCGAGGTCGCACACCTGTCGGGCATGATGGCGGCCGAGCTCGGCTTCGAGCAGAAGATGGCGAAGCGCGGGGGCCTCATGCACGACATCGGCAAGGCGATCGATCACGACCAGGAGGGCACGCATCCGGCGCTCGGCATGGAAGTCGCGGCCCGCTACGGCGAACCGCAGCCGGTGCTCGAGGCGATCGGCTACCACCACGACGACTACGCGGGTGGCAGTTTGTGGCCGGTGCTGATCTCGGCCGCCGATGCGATCTCGGGCGCACGCCCCGGGGCACGGCGCGAGAGCCTCGAGATCTACATCAAGCGGCTCGAAGCGCTGGAGCGCATCGCGGGCGCGTTTCCGGGAGTCGAAAAGTCCTACGCGATCCAGGCCGGACGCGAGATCCGCATCATGGTCGAGCACGCCAAGGTCGACGACGCGCGCGCGCACGACCTGGCGGGACAGATCGCACGCCGCATCGAGAAAGAATTGCAGTACCCGGGACAGATCCGCGTGACGGTGATCCGCGAGACGCGCGCGGTCGAGTACGCGAAGTAG
- a CDS encoding polyprenyl synthetase family protein, with protein sequence MRPRPASKSVTKAPPDSDAIGTLATGPLANRLAAFEAHLDQTLTANAKAPTTLSEAIRYAALSPGKRLRPLFVLTTCEAVGGDWKDALPAAAAVECVHAFSLVHDDLPAMDDDDYRRGRLTTHKKFGEALGILAGDALLAFAFEEMTRLGERGVAAERVLEAVRLLAWASGPEALIAGQALDLAAEGKPATLEIVTAVHERKTGALLGTCMALGALVGGADSSVVETLGQCGVELGVAFQIHDDLLNSGSSLAKLGKRTGTDVARGKATYPGAVGEARARSDAQSLLSNVSASLAGIGARGKLLRHLVQSVAERDR encoded by the coding sequence GTGCGTCCTCGACCCGCATCGAAGTCCGTCACCAAGGCCCCGCCGGACTCCGATGCGATCGGCACACTCGCCACGGGACCCCTCGCGAATCGACTCGCCGCCTTCGAAGCCCATCTCGACCAGACCCTGACCGCGAACGCCAAAGCGCCCACGACGCTGTCCGAGGCGATTCGCTACGCTGCGCTCTCGCCGGGCAAACGGCTGCGGCCGCTGTTCGTGCTCACCACCTGCGAAGCGGTCGGAGGCGATTGGAAGGACGCGCTGCCGGCCGCCGCTGCGGTCGAGTGCGTTCACGCGTTCTCGCTCGTGCACGACGATCTGCCGGCCATGGACGACGACGACTATCGCCGCGGCCGCCTCACCACGCACAAGAAGTTCGGCGAGGCGCTCGGCATCCTGGCCGGCGACGCGCTGCTCGCGTTCGCGTTCGAAGAGATGACGCGACTCGGCGAGCGAGGCGTCGCCGCGGAGCGCGTGCTCGAGGCGGTGCGCCTGCTGGCGTGGGCGAGCGGGCCCGAAGCACTGATCGCGGGGCAGGCGCTCGACCTGGCGGCCGAGGGCAAGCCTGCGACGCTCGAGATCGTCACCGCGGTTCACGAGCGTAAGACCGGCGCCCTGCTCGGGACCTGCATGGCGCTCGGGGCGCTGGTGGGAGGGGCGGACTCGAGTGTGGTCGAGACGCTCGGGCAGTGCGGTGTCGAGCTCGGGGTGGCGTTTCAGATTCACGACGATCTGCTCAACTCGGGCTCCTCACTCGCCAAGCTCGGCAAGCGCACCGGCACCGACGTCGCCCGCGGCAAGGCGACCTACCCGGGAGCCGTCGGCGAGGCGCGCGCGCGTTCCGATGCCCAGTCGCTGCTCTCGAACGTCTCCGCCTCGCTCGCCGGCATCGGCGCGCGCGGCAAGCTGCTGCGTCACCTCGTGCAGTCGGTCGCAGAACGCGACCGATGA
- a CDS encoding DUF885 domain-containing protein: MARNVRRWFGRVLLVLLAVAAIWLVPTIWFRPWQIDAFYARVFLRFAVKEPMMLTMLGIFNGTPISYYQDDLGDFSPAKTQADAKMVDENLAMLRSYSRKGMTLKERLSAEVLDYFLEDQQRGKPFMFYDYPLNQLRGFQSQLPEFMTTLQPLKTAEDARNYVKRTRKFGVAVDQLLAGVELREKQGVMPPRWVLEKVLTQVNEFKALEPKANPLYLHFADSTKNELKGLKAEERTKLLGELESAIREVVDPAWGRMSAVVERQIKTATDDDGVWKLPKGDAYYDYCLRTFTTSDLPADSIHQIGMGEVARIQTQMRDILHRQGYDARELGATVKRMRDEPRFHFGGTVAAARESILAGYQAILDDANRRVADLFDVRPKAKLEVHRVPEFNEKGSPGAYYNPAAFDGSRGGVFFANLRDPNETSRPDMRTLAYHEGIPGHHFQLSIQQELKGVPFFRKVLPFTAYAEGWGLYAERLALENGFQPTPYDSIGALQAELFRAVRLVVDTGIHRKHWTRGSAIKWMVSNTGMDSSEVATEIERYIVNPGQACAYKVGQLEILALRAHAREVLGDRFDIRKFHNVVLTNGSLPLTLLAKVVHEWIDEEQKGVAQKANG, translated from the coding sequence TTGGCTCGAAACGTTCGCCGCTGGTTCGGACGCGTGCTTCTGGTGCTGCTCGCGGTCGCCGCGATCTGGCTGGTGCCCACGATCTGGTTCCGTCCCTGGCAGATCGACGCGTTCTATGCGCGCGTGTTCCTGCGCTTCGCGGTCAAGGAACCGATGATGCTCACCATGCTGGGCATCTTCAACGGCACGCCGATCTCCTACTACCAGGATGACCTCGGCGACTTCTCGCCCGCGAAGACTCAGGCCGACGCGAAGATGGTGGACGAGAACCTCGCGATGCTTCGGAGCTACTCGCGCAAAGGCATGACTCTGAAGGAGCGACTATCGGCCGAGGTGCTCGACTACTTCCTCGAGGACCAGCAGCGCGGCAAGCCGTTCATGTTCTACGACTATCCGCTAAACCAGCTGCGCGGATTCCAGAGTCAGCTGCCGGAGTTCATGACCACGCTGCAGCCGCTCAAGACCGCGGAGGACGCGCGCAACTACGTGAAGCGCACGCGCAAGTTCGGCGTGGCCGTGGACCAGCTGCTCGCGGGCGTCGAACTGCGGGAGAAGCAGGGCGTGATGCCGCCGCGCTGGGTGCTCGAAAAGGTGCTCACGCAGGTCAACGAGTTCAAGGCACTCGAGCCCAAGGCGAATCCGCTCTACCTGCATTTCGCGGACAGCACGAAGAATGAACTCAAGGGCCTCAAGGCCGAGGAACGGACGAAGTTGCTCGGCGAGCTCGAGTCGGCGATTCGCGAAGTCGTGGACCCCGCGTGGGGTCGCATGAGTGCCGTGGTCGAGCGGCAGATCAAGACCGCCACCGACGACGACGGCGTGTGGAAGCTGCCGAAGGGCGACGCCTACTACGATTACTGCCTGCGAACGTTCACGACCTCGGACTTGCCGGCCGACAGCATCCACCAGATCGGGATGGGGGAAGTCGCGAGGATCCAGACTCAGATGCGCGACATTCTGCACCGGCAGGGCTACGACGCGCGCGAGCTCGGAGCGACGGTCAAGCGCATGCGCGACGAGCCGCGCTTTCACTTCGGCGGCACGGTCGCGGCGGCGCGAGAGAGCATCCTCGCGGGCTATCAGGCGATCCTCGACGACGCGAATCGTCGCGTCGCGGATCTGTTCGACGTGCGCCCCAAGGCGAAGCTCGAAGTCCACCGGGTGCCCGAGTTCAACGAAAAGGGATCGCCCGGCGCCTACTACAATCCGGCGGCGTTCGATGGCTCGCGCGGCGGCGTGTTCTTCGCGAACCTTCGCGACCCGAACGAGACCTCGCGCCCGGACATGCGCACGCTCGCCTATCACGAGGGCATTCCGGGCCATCACTTCCAGCTCTCGATCCAGCAGGAGCTGAAGGGAGTGCCGTTCTTCCGCAAAGTACTTCCGTTCACGGCCTACGCCGAGGGCTGGGGGCTCTATGCCGAGCGGCTCGCACTCGAGAACGGATTCCAGCCCACGCCGTACGATTCGATCGGTGCACTTCAGGCTGAGCTGTTCCGCGCCGTGCGACTGGTGGTCGACACCGGCATCCACCGCAAGCACTGGACGCGCGGCTCGGCGATCAAGTGGATGGTCTCCAATACCGGCATGGACTCGAGTGAAGTCGCGACCGAGATCGAACGCTACATCGTGAACCCGGGGCAGGCGTGCGCCTACAAGGTGGGGCAGCTCGAAATCCTCGCGCTGCGCGCCCACGCGAGGGAAGTCCTAGGCGATCGCTTCGACATCCGTAAGTTCCACAATGTGGTGCTCACGAACGGCTCGCTGCCGCTCACCTTGCTCGCCAAGGTCGTCCACGAGTGGATCGACGAAGAGCAGAAGGGCGTCGCTCAGAAGGCAAATGGGTAG
- a CDS encoding DUF664 domain-containing protein, with translation MSTTIQRTITSDASARSRTAGLFLGQLDEQLRRLIDDTKTATPRELAWQPEPGDNTPGMLLAHIALVEVGWTNMGVLGREWGEAASLPLTYEEGGMPLASGAPPPANLAERDIDYFHDLLRRARSHSRAALVALDEAELARTFELPRPQGGRFLGNVSWVLYHLLEHFAGHHYQILSLRRRFADRGA, from the coding sequence ATGAGCACCACCATTCAGCGCACGATCACTTCCGACGCGAGCGCTCGCTCGCGCACCGCGGGACTGTTCCTGGGCCAGCTCGACGAGCAGTTGCGACGGCTCATCGACGACACGAAGACCGCCACCCCGCGCGAACTGGCGTGGCAGCCGGAGCCGGGTGACAACACCCCGGGCATGTTGCTCGCGCACATCGCGCTGGTCGAAGTGGGCTGGACCAACATGGGCGTGCTGGGACGCGAATGGGGGGAGGCCGCCTCGCTGCCGCTCACCTATGAGGAAGGCGGCATGCCACTGGCCTCGGGAGCGCCGCCCCCGGCGAACCTCGCGGAACGCGACATCGACTACTTTCACGATTTGCTGCGCCGCGCGCGCTCGCACTCGCGGGCCGCACTGGTCGCCCTCGACGAAGCGGAGCTGGCGCGCACGTTCGAATTGCCGCGACCGCAGGGCGGGCGATTCCTCGGCAACGTGAGCTGGGTGCTCTATCACCTGCTCGAGCACTTCGCCGGGCACCACTATCAGATCCTCAGCCTGCGGCGGCGCTTCGCCGATCGAGGCGCCTGA
- the xseB gene encoding exodeoxyribonuclease VII small subunit — MAAKSPRAGKTGAAPDESAGPPFEEALERLETIVDQLEGSELSLEDSLARYEEGIRLSRRLTHTLDAAEKRIERLVEGSDGEPATEPIEDGPRGAADKPSDGELPF; from the coding sequence ATGGCCGCTAAGTCACCCCGCGCCGGCAAGACCGGCGCTGCGCCGGACGAATCGGCGGGGCCGCCGTTCGAGGAAGCCCTCGAGCGGCTCGAGACCATCGTCGACCAGCTCGAGGGCAGCGAGCTGTCGCTCGAAGATTCTCTCGCTCGCTACGAGGAAGGTATCCGGCTCTCACGCCGCCTCACGCACACGCTCGATGCGGCGGAAAAGCGCATCGAACGGCTCGTGGAAGGCAGCGACGGTGAACCGGCCACCGAGCCGATCGAGGACGGCCCGCGCGGCGCTGCCGACAAGCCGTCCGACGGCGAGTTGCCCTTTTGA
- a CDS encoding bifunctional 5,10-methylene-tetrahydrofolate dehydrogenase/5,10-methylene-tetrahydrofolate cyclohydrolase (catalyzes the formation of 5,10-methenyltetrahydrofolate from 5,10-methylenetetrahydrofolate and subsequent formation of 10-formyltetrahydrofolate from 5,10-methenyltetrahydrofolate), translating to MPARLSPASGDLRLNGCLLNLDPATGRARSIERLQIPHVIGATATARRLSGDEPAAALRGAARVRLAELRASGAEPRLALLSVGEDAASAIYLKRKTEACLEVGIEPHRVTLPAGTDTRAVIEKVRSLGADPAVSGILVQLPLAAPADADAVLEAVPPHKDVDGFHPVNAGRLAAGLPGFVPATPRGVLELLRYYEVPLAGRHAVVLGRSNIVGRPLATLLSSKRSNMTVTLGHSGSGPRLKSLANTADLLIAAIGRPEFVDATWVRRGATVVDVGIHRVADPDAPKGSRLTGDVAPDVATVAAALTPVPGGVGPMTVAALMANVVQAVESQRTGAGAGAPR from the coding sequence ATGCCCGCGCGCCTGTCACCTGCGAGCGGCGACCTGCGCCTCAACGGCTGCCTTTTAAACCTCGATCCTGCGACCGGACGAGCGCGCTCGATCGAACGACTCCAGATTCCTCACGTGATCGGTGCGACTGCGACGGCGCGGCGCCTGAGCGGCGACGAACCGGCTGCCGCGTTGCGAGGCGCCGCACGCGTGCGCCTCGCGGAGCTGCGAGCGAGCGGTGCCGAGCCGCGACTCGCCCTGTTGTCGGTCGGCGAAGACGCCGCTTCGGCGATCTACCTCAAGCGCAAGACCGAGGCATGCCTCGAAGTCGGAATCGAGCCGCACCGTGTGACGCTGCCGGCCGGCACCGATACGCGTGCCGTGATCGAGAAAGTGCGATCGCTCGGCGCCGACCCCGCGGTGTCGGGAATCCTCGTGCAATTGCCGCTCGCGGCCCCCGCGGATGCCGATGCGGTGCTCGAGGCAGTGCCTCCGCACAAGGACGTCGACGGCTTTCATCCGGTCAACGCGGGGCGGCTCGCGGCCGGCCTGCCGGGCTTCGTTCCCGCGACACCGCGCGGCGTGCTCGAACTGCTGCGCTACTACGAGGTGCCACTGGCCGGTCGTCACGCCGTGGTGCTGGGGCGCAGCAACATCGTGGGCCGCCCGCTGGCGACACTCCTGTCCAGCAAGCGCTCGAACATGACCGTGACTCTGGGGCACAGCGGGAGCGGGCCGAGATTGAAATCGCTCGCGAACACGGCCGACCTGCTGATTGCGGCGATCGGCCGGCCCGAGTTCGTCGACGCCACCTGGGTCCGGCGCGGCGCGACGGTGGTCGACGTGGGGATCCATCGCGTCGCCGACCCCGACGCCCCGAAGGGCAGCCGGTTGACGGGCGACGTCGCACCGGACGTCGCCACAGTCGCCGCGGCACTCACGCCGGTGCCGGGCGGCGTCGGGCCCATGACGGTGGCGGCCCTGATGGCGAACGTGGTTCAGGCGGTGGAATCCCAGCGCACCGGGGCGGGTGCCGGCGCCCCTCGATGA